Proteins from a single region of Strix aluco isolate bStrAlu1 chromosome 18, bStrAlu1.hap1, whole genome shotgun sequence:
- the RFC5 gene encoding replication factor C subunit 5 isoform X1, with translation MARAGGGNLPWVEKYRPQALSELVSHRDILSTVQRFISEDRLPHLLLYGPPGTGKTSTILACARQLYREREFGSMVLELNASDDRGIDIVRGPILSFASTRTIFKKGFKLVILDEADAMTQDAQNALRRVIEKFTENTRFCLICNYLSKIIPALQSRCTRFRFGPLTPELMVPRLQHVIQEEGVDVTEDGMKALVTLSSGDMRRALNILQSTAMAFGKVTEENVYTCTGHPLKSDISNILDWMLNQDFSTAYRKIMELKTLKGLALQDILTEIHLFVHRGGGLRGQLLLTQRGTTTCVPRRTNVHCLLLSTVDFPPSVRIQLLIKMADIEYRLAAGTSEKIQLSSLIAAFQVTRDLIVAEA, from the exons atggcgcgggcgggcggcgggaacCTCCCGTG GGTGGAGAAGTACCGGCCGCAGGCGCTGTCGGAGCTGGTGTCTCACCGGGATATCCTCAGCACCG TGCAGCGGTTCATCAGCGAGGACCGGCTCCCGCACCTTCTCCTCTATGGCCCTCCCGGTACCGGTAAGACCTCGACCATCCTCGCCTGCGCCAGGCAGCTCTACCGGGAGCGCGAGTTTGGCTCCATGGTGCTGGAG CTCAACGCCTCCGACGACCGGGGTATCGACATTGTGCGAGGGCCCATCCTGAGCTTCGCCAGCACCAGGACCATCTTTAA gAAAGGCTTCAAGCTCGTCATCCTGGATGAAGCTGACGCCATGACCCAGGATGCTCAGAACGCCCTGAGGCGAG TGATCGAGAAGTTCACAGAAAACACCCGCTTTTGCCTCATCTGCAACTACCTCTCCAAGATCATCCCCGCCCTGCAGTCCCGCTGCACGCGCTTCCGCTTCGGCCCCCTCACCCCAGAGCTGATGGTGCCCCGGCTGCAGCACGTCATACAGGAGGAGGG GGTGGATGTGACTGAGGATGGGATGAAGGCTCTGGTGACCCTCTCGAGCGGTGACATGCGCAGAGCCCTTAATATCTTGCAG agcACCGCCATGGCCTTCGGGAAGGTGACAGAGGAGAATGTCTACACCTGCACGGGACACCCCCTCAAGTCTGACATCTCCAACATCCTCGACTGGATGCTGAACCAGGACTTTTCCACTGCCTATCGCA AAATCATGGAGCTGAAGACGCTGAAGGGCTTGGCCCTGCAGGACATCCTCACCGAGATCCACCTGTTTGTGCACAGAGGTGGGGGCTTGCGGGGGCAGCTCCTGCTGACCCAGCGAGGGACAACCACCTGTGTCCCCCGCCGCACCAACGTGCACTGTCTCCTTCTCTCCACAGTTGATTTCCCACCCTCCGTCCGCATCCAGTTGCTGATCAAAATGGCAGATATCGA GTACCGGCTGGCGGCTGGGACCAGTGAAAAGATTCAGCTGAGCTCCCTCATCGCGGCCTTCCAAGTCACCAGGGACCTGATCGTGGCCGAAGCCTGA
- the RFC5 gene encoding replication factor C subunit 5 isoform X2 has translation MARAGGGNLPWVEKYRPQALSELVSHRDILSTVQRFISEDRLPHLLLYGPPGTGKTSTILACARQLYREREFGSMVLELNASDDRGIDIVRGPILSFASTRTIFKKGFKLVILDEADAMTQDAQNALRRVIEKFTENTRFCLICNYLSKIIPALQSRCTRFRFGPLTPELMVPRLQHVIQEEGVDVTEDGMKALVTLSSGDMRRALNILQSTAMAFGKVTEENVYTCTGHPLKSDISNILDWMLNQDFSTAYRKIMELKTLKGLALQDILTEIHLFVHRVDFPPSVRIQLLIKMADIEYRLAAGTSEKIQLSSLIAAFQVTRDLIVAEA, from the exons atggcgcgggcgggcggcgggaacCTCCCGTG GGTGGAGAAGTACCGGCCGCAGGCGCTGTCGGAGCTGGTGTCTCACCGGGATATCCTCAGCACCG TGCAGCGGTTCATCAGCGAGGACCGGCTCCCGCACCTTCTCCTCTATGGCCCTCCCGGTACCGGTAAGACCTCGACCATCCTCGCCTGCGCCAGGCAGCTCTACCGGGAGCGCGAGTTTGGCTCCATGGTGCTGGAG CTCAACGCCTCCGACGACCGGGGTATCGACATTGTGCGAGGGCCCATCCTGAGCTTCGCCAGCACCAGGACCATCTTTAA gAAAGGCTTCAAGCTCGTCATCCTGGATGAAGCTGACGCCATGACCCAGGATGCTCAGAACGCCCTGAGGCGAG TGATCGAGAAGTTCACAGAAAACACCCGCTTTTGCCTCATCTGCAACTACCTCTCCAAGATCATCCCCGCCCTGCAGTCCCGCTGCACGCGCTTCCGCTTCGGCCCCCTCACCCCAGAGCTGATGGTGCCCCGGCTGCAGCACGTCATACAGGAGGAGGG GGTGGATGTGACTGAGGATGGGATGAAGGCTCTGGTGACCCTCTCGAGCGGTGACATGCGCAGAGCCCTTAATATCTTGCAG agcACCGCCATGGCCTTCGGGAAGGTGACAGAGGAGAATGTCTACACCTGCACGGGACACCCCCTCAAGTCTGACATCTCCAACATCCTCGACTGGATGCTGAACCAGGACTTTTCCACTGCCTATCGCA AAATCATGGAGCTGAAGACGCTGAAGGGCTTGGCCCTGCAGGACATCCTCACCGAGATCCACCTGTTTGTGCACAGAG TTGATTTCCCACCCTCCGTCCGCATCCAGTTGCTGATCAAAATGGCAGATATCGA GTACCGGCTGGCGGCTGGGACCAGTGAAAAGATTCAGCTGAGCTCCCTCATCGCGGCCTTCCAAGTCACCAGGGACCTGATCGTGGCCGAAGCCTGA